GTGGGGAGGATGTCGATGACGTGGTGGAACTGGAAGCGGATGCCGCCCGGGTCCTCCACCTCGCGGGGCCAGGAGACGATCATCGGGTTGCGCGTGCCGCCGAAGTGCGAGGCGATCTGCTTGGTCCACTGGAACGGCGTGTCGCCGGCCCACGCCCACCCGACGGGGTAGTGCGGCGAGGTGCCCGGCAGGCCGATGTCGTCGATGCGCGGCAGCAGGTCCTCGATGTCGGGCGTGTCGCCGCCCAGCACGGCCATCTCATTGAGGGTGCCGGTGAGGGAGCCCTCCGCGCTCGAGCCGTTGTCTCCGATGATGTAGAGGACGAGCGTGTTCTCCTCCTCGCCCAGGTCCTGGAGGGCTTGCAGGACGCGGCCCACCTCGTTGTCGGCGTGGGAGAGGAAGTCGGCGTAGTTCTCCATCAGGCGCAGGTAGAAGCGCCGCTCTTCCGGCGTGGCGTCCTCCCAGGCGGGGATCTCCTTGGGGCGTTCGGTGAGCCGGGTGCCGGGGGGGATGACGCCCAGCTCCAGCTGCCGCTGCCACACCTGGCGGCGGTATTCGTCCCAGCCCATGTCGAACTTCCCCTGATGTCGGCCGCGCCAGTCGAGCGGGGGCTGGTGCGGCGCGTGCGCGGCGCCCGGGGAGAAGTAGGCGAAGAAGGGGCGGGCGGGGGCGATGGACTTCTGCTGGCGCATCCACTGGATGCAGTCGTCCGCCAGGTCGCGCGTGAGCTGGTAGCCGTCCTCCGGCGTGCGGCCGGCCTCCACGGGTTCGGTGCCCCGGTAGAGGGCTGGGTAGAACTGATCCGTCTCTCCGCCGATGAAGCCATAGAAGGTGTCGAAGCCGCGCTGGGTGGGCCAGTTGTCGAACGGCCCGGCGGGGCTGGTCTGGTTGTCGGGGACGTTGTGGTTCTTGCCCCACCAGCCGGTGGCGTAGCCGTTCTCGCGAAGGATCTCCGCGATGGTGCAGCAGCTCTTCGGGATGATGCCGGTGTAGCCGGGGAAGCCGGTGGCCACCTCTCCGATGTTGCCGGACGACACGCTGTGGTGGTTGCGCCCGGTGAGCAGCGCGGCGCGGGTGGGCGAGCACAGCGCGGTGGTGTGGAACTGGCAGTACTTGAGTCCGCCCCGCGCCAGCCGCTCCGCGACGGGCATGTCCACGAGTCCGCCGAACGCGCTGGACCAGCCGTAGCCCACGTCATCCAGCAGCACGAGCAGGATGTTGGGCGCCTTGTCCGGGGCGGGTTGCAGGGGTGGGTAGTCCGCCCGGGAGTCCTTGTAGGTGAGCCCGATGCGGGCCTTGGGGAAGCGGTATTCGGGGCGGGGATAGACGGTGTGGTCCACCCGCAGGGGGAAGCGTGGTTTCCGGGCCATGGGGACGGGGTCCTTTCACGTCGAGGTTTGTCCCTAGGGGTGGGAACGCGGCAGGCAATGGACAATCAGGAGGAGGCAGCGGGGCCTGCCCGTGGCGGCCTGTCATCGCCGACCGCGCGGGAGGGGCTGGCGGGACGGGGAGGGCGTGGTGTGTTCGGCGCTGCTTGTCTTTGCCGCGGTGGAGGCTGACTTCGGATTGTTCAAACGGGCGTGCGCTCTTCTCCTCGATTCGCCGTGATCTCACTGGCTCGTCAGTGACGGTGCGACAGTGGTTGAGTACCCGCCCCTTCTCCGCACAGTATGAGTTCGGGTTGCAGGCAATCGAGAACGTGAGCAAGGGGCTGTGGTGATGCGGCTGGAGGCGCTCGTCGAACAGTTCGCGCACCACGTGGTGGCCCAGAACGAAGCCATCTTCCGGGGAGACGCGCGAACCGGAAACATGCACGCCCGGAAGTATGGCGCGGCGGTGGACAAGCTCTTGAGTCATGGCGATTCCGGGCGCGAAGCACTCGCCGTCCTGCTCAAGCATGAGCGGATGGATGTTCGCGTGATGGCCGCGGCGCATCTGCTGCGATACCGCACCGACGAGGCCAAGGCCGTGCTGGAAGAGGCCGCCAAGGGGCAGGGCCTTGTTCCCTTTGGCGCGCGGCAGACGCTCGAACGCTGGGCCGAGGGAACCTGGTCGCTCGACCCGGGGTGAGCAGTCGCCGGGCGGCAGGCTGATGGGCCGCCTGGGACCTTGGTCCTCCTGGGGTTCCTCGCCACCTTCCACGCAGGACGTGGGGAGGCGGACATGGATGAGCTTGGGGAGACCTTCGCGTTCCTGCTCGATGACCAGGGGCGCGCGCGTCCTCTTCCGCTGGACGCGCTCCCGGAGTGGAAGCCCTCGGATGGACACCTCTGGTTGAACCTGCCCCCGGACCTCCCCGACCTGCCTCGCGCCCTGGAGCAACTGCTCCACCTGTCCCCCGAGGCGCGGGACTCCCTCCTCGCTGAAGTGAGTCGCGTCCGCATCGACGTCATCGGCGGCGATCAGCTCGTCCTGCTGATGCTCCACCCGGACGTCGTGCACGTGGACGCTCCGCAACGGACGCTGCGCATCTTGGGGACGGTGGATCGCAGCGTCACCGTCGCCGCCGCCGACCAGCCCGCCATCGCCGACCTGCGGCGGAGGCTGGCCTCGGGCCGGGGCCCCCAAGCCTCGGAGCTCTTCATCACCTTCGCCGGCACCGCCCTCGCGGAGTCCGCCCTGCGTCTCGCCGACCTGGATGACAGGCTGTCCGAACTGGAAGCCCGCTTCGAGGAGCGCCGCGACGAGGACGCCAACGCGGAGCGGCTTCGCAGGCTGCGCCGCATCCTCGTGGAACAACGCCGCTTCGTCTCCCTCTGCCGCGACGCCGTCGTGCGCGTCGGCTTGCTCGACGTGGACTGGTTGCACGCCCAGCGGGACCAATTGAAGGATCACGCCGCGCGGGCCGGCTCCATCGTCAAGGAGCTGGATGCGTTGGTTGAACGCGCGCGCATCCTCCGTGAGGACGAGAAGGCCCGTCAGGACGCCAAGAGCCAGCGCATCCTCTACCTGCTCACCATCATCTCCGGCGTCTTCCTGCCGCTGTCGTTCATCACCGGCCTGCTGGGCGTCAACCTGGGCGGCATGCCCGGCACGCAGTGGAACGGCGCGTTCCTCCTGCTCGTGCTGGTGCTCATCGTCATCGCCGTCGTGGAGTGGCGGGCGCTGCTTCGCCGGGAGGTCGTCTGAAGGCAGGCGGCGTCCCTCGCCTGCGGACAGAGGACTGCGACTCCCGGGGCCGTGGGCGCGGCCTCTACTTCCTCACCAGCTTCATCCTGGGCGCGGCACAGGCGGGGGAGAACACGATGGCGGGAACCCGGACACGCTGGTTGCTGCCTGGGTTCATGGGGGGCTTGTGCCGCGCCGCTTTCCCCCCGTCGCCGGAGGCTCCCGTCCTTCGTTGACGGGCGGGCACAGCGGGCCCTCCTCCCTCTGCCTCCACGCTTCATTGTGGAGTGACGGTGCCGGTCCCACACTCCTCGGGGTGGCGTCCGGGGGATGGCGCGACAGGAGGCGACCGTGGCACGACCCATCCGCGAAGCCCTTCACCCTCGGACCTGCCTGCTC
This Corallococcus silvisoli DNA region includes the following protein-coding sequences:
- a CDS encoding arylsulfatase — translated: MARKPRFPLRVDHTVYPRPEYRFPKARIGLTYKDSRADYPPLQPAPDKAPNILLVLLDDVGYGWSSAFGGLVDMPVAERLARGGLKYCQFHTTALCSPTRAALLTGRNHHSVSSGNIGEVATGFPGYTGIIPKSCCTIAEILRENGYATGWWGKNHNVPDNQTSPAGPFDNWPTQRGFDTFYGFIGGETDQFYPALYRGTEPVEAGRTPEDGYQLTRDLADDCIQWMRQQKSIAPARPFFAYFSPGAAHAPHQPPLDWRGRHQGKFDMGWDEYRRQVWQRQLELGVIPPGTRLTERPKEIPAWEDATPEERRFYLRLMENYADFLSHADNEVGRVLQALQDLGEEENTLVLYIIGDNGSSAEGSLTGTLNEMAVLGGDTPDIEDLLPRIDDIGLPGTSPHYPVGWAWAGDTPFQWTKQIASHFGGTRNPMIVSWPREVEDPGGIRFQFHHVIDILPTLLEVIGIAEPTQMHGVPQKPIEGVSLAYTFDAKHADAPSHRTTQYFEMFANRALYHEGWMASCRHGRLPWVNIGGADFDADRWELYDLRRDFSQAQDLSAQHPKKLRELQDLFMVEAAKYDVLPLDDRFVERADVSLRPSWFHGRKRVTFYEGMTYLPEGSAPKTHNVSYTLTAGVDIPEDGAEGVIICLGGDVGGWTLYMDQQRLVYHYNFFDMVRSEVVSSQKVPTGQVELSLAFTNESTTLGGPASVRLFINGRDVGGLHLERQTRARFSTECMDVGMDHRAPVSPKYRDRMPFRFTGRIEYVTFDFDLENANRELTPAERLEQHVRLD
- a CDS encoding DUF2019 domain-containing protein; amino-acid sequence: MRLEALVEQFAHHVVAQNEAIFRGDARTGNMHARKYGAAVDKLLSHGDSGREALAVLLKHERMDVRVMAAAHLLRYRTDEAKAVLEEAAKGQGLVPFGARQTLERWAEGTWSLDPG
- a CDS encoding CorA family divalent cation transporter codes for the protein MDELGETFAFLLDDQGRARPLPLDALPEWKPSDGHLWLNLPPDLPDLPRALEQLLHLSPEARDSLLAEVSRVRIDVIGGDQLVLLMLHPDVVHVDAPQRTLRILGTVDRSVTVAAADQPAIADLRRRLASGRGPQASELFITFAGTALAESALRLADLDDRLSELEARFEERRDEDANAERLRRLRRILVEQRRFVSLCRDAVVRVGLLDVDWLHAQRDQLKDHAARAGSIVKELDALVERARILREDEKARQDAKSQRILYLLTIISGVFLPLSFITGLLGVNLGGMPGTQWNGAFLLLVLVLIVIAVVEWRALLRREVV